From the genome of bacterium, one region includes:
- a CDS encoding D-alanine--D-alanine ligase has protein sequence MRVLVLCGGASSERNVSYASGDSVATWVAALGHEVWKYDPEQIGHLFTPDHKLSSGVIGTDAPEPGGLGGFDARVVRGLLDTIERQRIEFVFPILHGGYGEDGTVQSLLEWVAVPYAGSGPRSCAVAMHKPTAKHLMSAANVPVPQGFAVEYPELADTERITQRIAREFGFPAIIKPQSGGSTIGLTIAKAEADVPGALEQIRAQRDGALIEKLFAGSEIAATVIDGQAFPLVEIRPKEGFYDYANKYTAGRTEYICPAELPAEVTNGIQRAAERAFQALDARGFARVDFLVHERDFVCLELNSLPGMTATSLVPKAARAHGWSAEELIGRIMDRALNAVADRRA, from the coding sequence ATGAGAGTGCTGGTGCTGTGCGGTGGTGCTTCGTCCGAGCGCAATGTGTCCTATGCATCCGGTGACTCGGTCGCGACTTGGGTCGCGGCGCTTGGGCATGAGGTTTGGAAGTACGATCCCGAGCAGATCGGCCACCTGTTTACACCGGACCATAAACTGAGCAGCGGCGTGATTGGTACGGACGCACCCGAGCCCGGTGGGCTGGGCGGTTTTGATGCGCGAGTCGTGCGCGGCCTGCTTGATACGATTGAGCGCCAGCGAATAGAATTCGTGTTTCCCATTCTGCACGGCGGATACGGCGAAGACGGCACCGTGCAAAGTCTCCTCGAGTGGGTCGCCGTGCCGTACGCGGGCAGCGGACCGCGCAGTTGTGCAGTGGCCATGCATAAGCCGACAGCGAAGCACCTGATGAGCGCCGCGAACGTGCCGGTTCCGCAGGGGTTTGCCGTCGAGTATCCCGAGTTAGCTGACACGGAGCGGATTACACAGCGGATCGCGCGCGAGTTCGGTTTTCCGGCGATCATCAAACCGCAAAGCGGCGGCTCGACGATCGGTTTGACCATCGCCAAGGCAGAGGCCGATGTGCCCGGGGCGCTGGAACAGATTCGCGCACAGCGCGACGGCGCCTTGATCGAAAAACTCTTCGCAGGTTCTGAAATCGCCGCGACCGTGATTGACGGCCAAGCGTTTCCGTTAGTCGAGATCCGCCCCAAAGAGGGATTCTACGACTACGCCAATAAGTACACGGCGGGACGGACAGAATATATCTGCCCGGCGGAACTGCCCGCTGAGGTGACCAACGGCATTCAGCGAGCGGCCGAGCGAGCCTTTCAGGCACTCGACGCGCGCGGTTTTGCGCGAGTGGATTTTCTTGTTCATGAACGGGACTTCGTTTGTCTCGAACTGAACTCACTGCCTGGGATGACGGCAACGTCACTCGTGCCGAAGGCGGCGCGCGCGCATGGCTGGAGCGCCGAAGAACTGATCGGCAGAATAATGGATCGTGCGCTAAACGCTGTCGCTGACCGGCGGGCTTAG